One window from the genome of Breoghania sp. L-A4 encodes:
- a CDS encoding tyrosinase family protein, with translation MVTTKRAPAVADAVADYATIQTLLRRLAAGSRSDQGGAGAFWNLPLDQFLKVEIAGEPLVAPDGGTRCCGGGSAVPPGGRAERSGLVKGVRGLPPFDGRRYPRLPFGGKAASAEDIAVVEGWIEAGCPGDSLAELEVSGKLEALGTIEVGGAAGPVFDVLADASGYSYAAGEMRQRMDIDCMTAGQLDRLRLAFRELYALNKWPEDARSYNNMALIHQNHCQHGWERFLPWHRVYLYEFEQQLQSFCPDVTMPYWAFSSEPYGPGPDGKMDETRKAMPEALNAFLTRDSLETLLASGVPANEVKKLEPLVGMPFAAQTAFFAAVREALGIDKDAVFKAYLARYRSRYIDALLQSNSLWYPLRYPGQFGKGTINSTINYHYPAPQDIEQIQALRTFRDFGGGSLYNDSFGFLDQNPHNTMHIWTGGVNPDHTSLPAPQDRNAAVNVSGRRFHRRDDLHSQPKFGDMFSNLTASYDPVFWPVHANVDRLWWTWQQANPHGLPAGLDGVLTPWAYAVRDTLDMHRFGYEYVKKTYVAPVPGTAAVGRFASRPIDLPARVRKRFAKAEVRLHRVPQLMRSCFIRVFLNEPKADADTPLDRETYAGYAAIFGHGPCIGGPGHCEPQAARLGKPRDMNAPRNHRVDVTACARRLIDQGAKALSVTLVVIGADYREDTELLRLDGVSLNFLD, from the coding sequence ATGGTCACCACTAAGCGGGCGCCGGCTGTGGCCGACGCGGTTGCGGACTATGCGACCATCCAGACGTTGCTGCGCCGGCTCGCCGCTGGAAGCCGGTCGGATCAGGGCGGCGCAGGCGCATTCTGGAACCTGCCGCTCGACCAGTTCCTCAAGGTGGAGATCGCCGGAGAACCGCTGGTCGCGCCGGATGGCGGGACCCGCTGCTGCGGCGGCGGGTCGGCTGTGCCGCCCGGCGGGCGCGCGGAGCGCTCGGGTCTCGTGAAGGGGGTGCGCGGGCTGCCGCCATTCGACGGAAGGCGGTATCCGCGCCTGCCGTTTGGTGGCAAGGCGGCGTCGGCGGAGGACATCGCCGTGGTCGAAGGCTGGATCGAGGCCGGCTGTCCGGGCGACAGCCTCGCCGAGCTTGAGGTTTCTGGCAAGCTCGAGGCACTGGGCACGATCGAGGTCGGCGGCGCGGCGGGACCGGTCTTCGATGTGCTGGCCGATGCGAGCGGCTATTCATACGCGGCAGGCGAAATGCGCCAGCGCATGGACATCGACTGCATGACAGCGGGGCAGCTGGACCGCCTGCGCCTGGCCTTCCGCGAGCTCTACGCGCTCAACAAGTGGCCGGAGGATGCGCGCAGCTACAACAACATGGCGCTGATCCACCAGAACCATTGCCAGCACGGCTGGGAGCGGTTCCTGCCGTGGCACCGGGTCTATCTCTATGAATTCGAGCAGCAGCTGCAGAGCTTCTGCCCGGATGTCACCATGCCTTACTGGGCGTTCTCGTCCGAACCCTATGGTCCGGGTCCCGACGGCAAGATGGACGAGACGCGCAAGGCGATGCCCGAGGCGCTCAACGCCTTCCTGACCCGGGACAGCCTGGAAACGCTTCTGGCGAGCGGTGTCCCGGCAAACGAAGTGAAAAAGCTCGAACCGCTGGTCGGCATGCCATTCGCCGCCCAGACCGCCTTCTTCGCCGCCGTCCGCGAGGCGCTCGGCATCGACAAGGATGCGGTCTTCAAGGCCTATCTGGCCAGGTACCGCAGCCGCTACATCGACGCGCTGCTGCAGTCCAATTCGCTGTGGTACCCGCTTCGCTATCCCGGGCAGTTCGGCAAAGGCACGATCAATTCGACCATCAATTATCACTACCCCGCGCCGCAGGACATCGAGCAGATCCAGGCCCTGCGGACGTTCCGCGATTTCGGCGGAGGCAGCCTCTACAACGACAGTTTCGGCTTCCTCGACCAGAATCCGCACAACACGATGCATATCTGGACGGGCGGCGTGAACCCGGACCACACGTCGCTTCCGGCACCTCAGGATCGCAACGCCGCTGTCAACGTGTCGGGACGCCGCTTCCATCGCCGCGACGACTTGCACAGCCAGCCGAAGTTCGGCGACATGTTCTCCAACCTGACGGCGAGCTACGATCCGGTGTTCTGGCCGGTGCACGCCAATGTCGACCGGCTCTGGTGGACCTGGCAACAGGCCAATCCGCACGGGTTGCCGGCCGGTCTGGACGGCGTGCTGACGCCCTGGGCCTACGCCGTGCGCGACACGCTCGACATGCACCGCTTCGGCTACGAATACGTGAAGAAGACCTACGTAGCGCCGGTTCCCGGTACCGCGGCGGTGGGCCGGTTCGCGTCCCGGCCGATCGATCTTCCGGCGCGGGTGCGCAAGCGTTTCGCCAAGGCGGAGGTCCGCCTGCACCGCGTGCCCCAGCTGATGCGCTCGTGCTTCATCCGCGTGTTTCTCAATGAGCCGAAGGCCGACGCCGACACGCCGCTCGACCGCGAGACCTACGCCGGCTACGCGGCCATATTCGGCCATGGTCCCTGCATCGGCGGTCCCGGCCATTGCGAGCCGCAAGCCGCCCGGCTGGGCAAGCCTCGCGACATGAACGCGCCGCGCAATCACCGTGTCGACGTGACGGCGTGCGCCCGGCGGCTGATCGATCAGGGCGCCAAGGCGCTGTCGGTCACGCTTGTCGTCATCGGTGCCGACTACAGGGAGGATACGGAGCTGCTTCGGCTCGACGGTGTCTCCCTGAATTTCCTCGACTGA
- a CDS encoding multicopper oxidase domain-containing protein — protein MSLAPTATALSREVELEMNILYADRKIYNPSKGGKGGYDAVSLRTYEDARAGSRPGPDAPLVGPTIPVHPGQTVRLTLNNQLPADSTCGIGSGGSVNVPHCFNGTNMHTHGLWVNPSGNGDNVLISIRPGVSFQYEYNIPPDHPAGTFWYHPHLHGSTALQVSNGMAGALIIRADRKPTLEQNGDLDSLLVEDGGQPVPERVLVLQQIQYACRGEDGKIQYKDPENEIGYVCEPGQVGTIEGYDQFGPGSWPKSGRYTSINGVVLGEMTPARVGVPERWRWIHAGVRDTINVELRHKTGGEAYRTLAAEDSDSWIERNCGEAIDYNVVAQDGLTMAAVQRRSQAVLQPGYRVDALVVLPEAGEYCVVDAAAPSAGTVNQAVPSRKLLGVVTAAGGGPADSGSEDYIKDWLIEAAQRTMPAGIVDEVVRDLEDGLQLSRFVPHPSVEEGEVTGTQTLVFNIDVSQPDGVFFEIDGKPYDPNRIDRTLPVGGVDEWTLTSDFVSHPYHIHVNPFQIVSIIGPDGVDVSELDAKDPSPDGPPDQQYPGLKGVWKDTLWVKNSGSAPGGKYTITMRTRYQRYIGDFVLHCHILDHEDQGMMQNIRIALPDGAGGTAYGHH, from the coding sequence ATGTCCCTCGCGCCGACGGCGACCGCCCTGTCGCGCGAAGTTGAGCTCGAGATGAACATCCTTTACGCTGACCGGAAGATCTACAATCCGTCAAAAGGCGGCAAGGGCGGATACGATGCCGTCAGCCTACGCACCTATGAGGACGCCCGAGCGGGCAGCCGACCTGGCCCGGACGCGCCACTGGTCGGGCCGACCATCCCGGTTCATCCTGGCCAGACGGTGCGGTTGACGCTTAACAACCAGCTTCCCGCCGACTCAACCTGCGGCATTGGCTCCGGCGGCAGTGTCAACGTCCCGCACTGCTTCAACGGCACCAACATGCATACCCATGGTCTGTGGGTGAACCCGTCGGGTAATGGCGACAACGTGCTGATCTCGATTCGGCCGGGCGTTTCGTTCCAGTACGAATACAACATCCCGCCAGATCATCCCGCCGGCACCTTCTGGTATCACCCGCATCTACACGGCTCGACGGCGCTGCAGGTTTCCAACGGAATGGCGGGTGCGCTGATCATCCGGGCGGACCGCAAGCCGACCCTGGAGCAGAATGGAGACCTCGACAGCCTGCTGGTGGAAGACGGCGGGCAGCCGGTTCCTGAGCGCGTCCTGGTTCTGCAGCAGATCCAGTACGCCTGCCGGGGCGAAGACGGCAAGATCCAATACAAGGATCCGGAAAATGAGATCGGGTATGTCTGCGAGCCGGGCCAAGTCGGCACGATCGAGGGCTACGACCAGTTCGGTCCCGGTTCCTGGCCAAAATCCGGACGCTATACCAGCATCAACGGCGTGGTGCTGGGCGAAATGACCCCGGCACGGGTCGGCGTGCCCGAGCGCTGGCGCTGGATCCACGCCGGCGTGCGCGACACCATCAACGTCGAATTGCGCCACAAGACCGGCGGCGAGGCCTACCGCACGCTCGCCGCCGAAGACAGTGACAGCTGGATCGAGCGCAACTGCGGCGAGGCGATCGACTACAATGTGGTTGCCCAGGACGGCCTGACCATGGCGGCGGTCCAGCGCCGTTCCCAGGCGGTGCTGCAGCCGGGTTACAGGGTCGATGCGCTGGTGGTGCTGCCCGAGGCCGGTGAATATTGCGTCGTCGACGCTGCCGCACCGTCCGCCGGCACCGTCAACCAGGCGGTGCCCAGCCGTAAGCTGCTCGGCGTGGTCACGGCGGCCGGCGGCGGACCGGCCGATTCCGGTTCCGAGGATTATATCAAAGACTGGCTGATTGAGGCCGCGCAGCGGACCATGCCGGCCGGCATCGTTGACGAGGTCGTCCGCGATCTGGAGGACGGCCTTCAGCTGTCCCGGTTCGTGCCGCACCCGAGCGTCGAGGAAGGCGAGGTGACGGGCACGCAGACGCTGGTCTTCAATATCGACGTCTCTCAGCCGGACGGTGTCTTCTTCGAGATCGACGGCAAGCCCTACGATCCCAACCGGATCGACCGAACGCTGCCGGTGGGCGGCGTGGACGAATGGACGCTGACCTCCGATTTCGTCAGTCATCCGTACCATATCCACGTCAATCCGTTCCAGATCGTCTCGATCATCGGGCCCGACGGCGTCGACGTCAGTGAACTCGATGCGAAGGATCCATCCCCCGACGGGCCACCCGATCAGCAGTATCCGGGTCTCAAGGGTGTGTGGAAGGACACGCTCTGGGTGAAGAATTCGGGCAGCGCGCCGGGCGGCAAGTACACGATCACCATGCGCACGCGGTACCAGCGCTACATCGGCGACTTCGTCCTGCACTGCCACATCCTGGACCATGAGGACCAGGGCATGATGCAGAACATCCGTATCGCGCTGCCGGACGGCGCGGGAGGCACCGCCTATGGTCACCACTAA
- a CDS encoding tetratricopeptide repeat protein, whose protein sequence is MAFIATTTLTILALAGLVKIADKKYLDRLFIVLILEIVASGFFIFTSGLAPEQKYFMEARATFEEALRAKDAKEIEKADELFSKVLKIPTEGLPLDIRHVFRERGHMAYDRKIWGRAAVAYRIFDEVGEADIEVLTKLGRSLRAINQYEEAEQAYERALKISPNNYDVLNGLQNVTRRRAAFLFEADREEAAQPLFEKTREHINAMINLSGERSVENKRYLNALSARVALYWQWERYPEAEASADKIVAEYPKYERAKEDLAAIKLEFGKYHSRQDKIEASKVLFQKLHRIQTETTDTIFVGSGLAEATTLSASADKAELDEAEKAVLLAIAESKNSVDDPYAFYAAAVLYRRMGNITLSTSYLKQAIAAERRRSIDPFTFDYVRLVEYEKILTKWENEK, encoded by the coding sequence GTGGCTTTTATCGCAACTACTACGTTAACTATTCTTGCTTTGGCTGGACTCGTTAAAATCGCCGATAAGAAATACCTTGATCGGTTGTTTATTGTGCTGATTCTTGAAATAGTCGCATCAGGTTTTTTCATTTTTACAAGCGGTTTGGCACCGGAGCAGAAATACTTCATGGAAGCTAGAGCTACTTTTGAGGAAGCTTTGAGAGCCAAAGACGCTAAGGAAATTGAGAAGGCAGACGAGTTATTTTCAAAAGTACTTAAGATTCCGACTGAGGGGTTGCCACTGGACATCCGGCACGTTTTTCGGGAGCGAGGCCATATGGCTTATGACCGAAAAATCTGGGGGCGCGCTGCTGTGGCATACCGAATTTTCGATGAGGTTGGGGAGGCTGATATTGAGGTCCTAACCAAACTTGGACGATCACTGAGAGCAATTAATCAATATGAAGAGGCAGAACAAGCTTATGAAAGAGCGTTAAAAATTTCACCAAATAACTATGATGTCCTAAACGGCCTTCAGAATGTTACTCGCCGCCGAGCGGCCTTTCTCTTCGAAGCGGACAGAGAAGAAGCAGCCCAACCCTTGTTTGAAAAAACCCGTGAACATATCAATGCAATGATTAATCTTTCGGGCGAAAGATCAGTTGAAAACAAACGATATCTAAATGCACTATCCGCTCGCGTGGCGCTATATTGGCAGTGGGAACGGTATCCAGAAGCTGAAGCATCAGCAGATAAAATCGTCGCTGAATATCCAAAATACGAAAGAGCTAAAGAAGACCTTGCCGCCATAAAGCTTGAGTTTGGAAAGTACCATTCACGACAAGACAAAATTGAGGCTTCGAAAGTTCTATTTCAGAAACTCCATAGAATACAGACAGAAACGACTGATACTATTTTTGTTGGTAGCGGTTTGGCGGAAGCCACAACTCTTTCGGCTTCTGCTGATAAAGCTGAATTGGATGAGGCGGAGAAAGCAGTTTTGCTTGCTATTGCAGAATCTAAAAACTCAGTTGACGATCCATATGCCTTTTATGCTGCTGCTGTCCTGTACCGACGTATGGGCAACATAACATTATCAACATCCTATTTGAAACAGGCTATAGCCGCCGAGCGCAGACGATCCATCGATCCCTTCACATTCGACTACGTCAGACTCGTCGAATACGAGAAAATCCTTACCAAGTGGGAGAATGAAAAATAG